From Nicotiana tabacum cultivar K326 chromosome 22, ASM71507v2, whole genome shotgun sequence, one genomic window encodes:
- the LOC107814777 gene encoding DExH-box ATP-dependent RNA helicase DExH12-like has product MSNLGGGAEAHARFKQYEYRANSSLVLTTDSRPRDTHEPSGEPESLYGKIDPKTFGDRAYKGRPPELDEKLEKARKKKERQRDPLVSEPPTRKKRRLLVQEESVLTSTEEGVYQPKTKETRAAYEAMLSMIQQQLGGQPLNIVSGAADEILAVLKNDNFKNPDKKKEIEKLLNPISNQVFDQLVSIGRLITDYQGDGDAAAVSGAGDGDEALDDDVGVAVEFEENEEEDDEESDLDVVPDDEEDDDDVLEANGSGAMQMGGGIDDDEMREADEGMALNVQDMDAYWLQRKISQAYEQQIDPQQSQKLAEEVLKILAEGDDREVETKLLVHLQFDKFSLIKYLLRNRLKVVWGTRLARADEQEKKEIEEEMLGLGPDHAAILGQLHATRATPKERQKILEKSIREEARRLKDETGVDGDGERRTAVVDRDVDNGWLLGQRQLLDLDDLAFHQGGLLMANKKCELPVGSYRNHKKGYEEVHVPALKPKPLAAGEELVKISSIPEWAQPAFSGMTQLNRVQSKVYETALFSPENILLCAPTGAGKTNVAMLTILQQIALNRNEDGSFNHNNYKIVYVAPMKALVAEVVGNLSKRLEHYGVQVKELSGDQTLTRQQIEETQIIVTTPEKWDIITRKSGDRTYTQLVKLLIIDEIHLLHDNRGPVLESIIARTIRQIETTKEHIRLVGLSATLPNYEDVAVFLRVDLDKGLFHFDNSYRPVPLAQQYIGITVKKPLQRFQLMNDVCYEKVISVAGKHQVLIFVHSRKETSKTARAIRDTALANDTLGKFLKEESVAREILQSHTELVKSNDLKDLLPYGFAIHHAGLVRTDRQLVEELFADGHVQVLVSTATLAWGVNLPAHTVIIKGTQIYNPEKGAWTELSPLDVMQMLGRAGRPQYDTYGEGIIITGHSELQYYLSLMNQQLPIESQFISKLADQLNAEIVLGTVLNAKEACKWLLYTYLYVRMVRNPTLYGLAADALKTDYTLEERRADLVHSAATLLDKNNLVKYDRKSGYFQVTDLGRIASYYYITHGTISTYNEHLKPTMGDIELCRLFSLSEEFKYVTVRQDEKMELAKLLDRVPIPVKESLEEPSAKINVLLQAYISRLKLEGLSLSSDMVYITQSAVRLMRALFEIVLKRGWAQLAEKALKWCKMISKKMWSVQTPLRQFHGIPNEILMKLEKKDLAWERYYDLSSQELGELIRFQKMGRTLHKFIHQFPKLNLAAHVQPITRSVLRVELTITPDFQWDDKVHGFVEPFWVVVEDNDGEYILHHEYFMLKKQYIDEDHTVNFTVPIYEPLPPQYFIRVVSDRWLGSQTVLPVSFRHLILPEKYPPPTELLDLQPLPVTALRNPAYEAVYQDFKHFNPVQTQVFTVLYNSDDNVLVAAPTGSGKTICAEFAILRNLQKGPDSTIRAVYIAPLEALAKERFSDWKKKFGDYLGMRVVELTGETASDLKLLEKGQLIISTPEKWDALSRRWKQRKHVQQVSLFIVDELHLIGGQGGPILEVIVSRMRYISSQIDNKIRIVALSTSLANAKDLGEWIGATSHGLFNFPPGVRPVPLEIHIQGVDIANFEARMQAMAKPTYTAIVQHARKGKPAIVYVPTRKHARLTAVDLMTYSSMDSEDTPIFLLRSAEELEPFVERINEPMLKETLKYGVGYLHEGLSATDLDIVKTLFETGWIQVCVMNGTMCWGVPLSAHLVVVMGTQYYDGRENAHTDYPVTDLLQMMGHASRPLVDNSGKCVILCHAPRKDYYKKFLYEAFPVESHLQHYLHDNLNAEVVVGVIQNKQDAVDYLTWTFMYRRLTQNPNYYNLQGVSHRHLSDHLSELVENTISDLEASKCVAVEDDFLLSPLNLGMIASYYYISYTTIERFSSSVTSKTKLKGLLEILASASEYEQLPIRPGEEELIRRLIKHLRFSFENPKYTDPHIKANALLQAHFSRQVLGGNLASDQQEVLLSSTRLLQAMVDVISSNGWLSLALLAMEVSQMVTQGMWERDSMLLQLPHFTKDLAKKCQENPGKSVETVFDLVELEDDERRELLQMSDLQLMDIARFCNRFPNIDLTYEVLDSGNVSAGDDVSVQVTLERDLEGRTEVGPVFAPKYPKAKEEGWWLVVGDTKSNQLLAIKRVTLQRKSRVKLDFAAPAEAGTRTYTLYFMCDSYLGCDQEYSFTLDVKAPMGEDDSGRE; this is encoded by the exons ATGTCGAACTTGGGGGGTGGTGCAGAGGCGCATGCACGTTTCAAACAGTATGAATACAGAGCTAACTCAAGTCTGGTACTAACCACTGATTCTCGTCCTCGTGACACACATGAACCCAGTGGCGAACCTGAATCGCTTTATGGTAAAATAGACCCAAAAACATTTGGTGATCGAGCTTATAAGGGCAGACCTCCCGAATTAGATGAGAAACTTGAAAAGGCTAGGAAGAAGAAGGAGCGGCAGCGGGACCCACTTGTATCCGAACCCCCCACCAGGAAGAAGAGACGTTTACTTGTTCAGGAAGAAAGTGTTCTTACTTCAACTGAGGAAGGTGTTTACCAGCCTAAGACTAAGGAGACTAGGGCCGCTTATGAGGCTATGCTCAGTATGATTCAGCAGCAACTCGGCGGACAGCCGTTGAACATTGTGAGCGGGGCAGCTGATGAGATATTGGCTGTGTTGAAGAATGATAACTTTAAGAATCCTGACAAGAAGAAGGAAATTGAAAAGCTGTTGAATCCGATATCCAACCAGGTGTTCGATCAGTTGGTGTCAATTGGGCGACTCATCACTGATTATCAAGGCGATGGTGATGCTGCAGCGGTGTCTGGTGCAGGTGATGGTGATGAAGCTCTTGACGATGATGTCGGTGTAGCGGTTGAGTTCGAGGAGAATGAAGAGGAAGATGATGAAGAGAGTGACCTTGATGTGGTACCCGATGATgaagaggatgatgatgatgTGCTGGAAGCTAATGGTTCTGGTGCTATGCAGATGGGCGGTGgcattgatgatgatgagatgcGCGAGGCGGATGAGGGTATGGCCTTGAATGTGCAGGACATGGATGCTTattggcttcagagaaagatcTCTCAAGCTTACGAGCAGCAGATTGATCCGCAACAGAGCCAAAAGCTTGCTGAAGAGGTTCTTAAGATTCTTGCTGAAGGCGATGATCGTGAAGTGGAAACCAAGTTACTGGTGCATCTCCAGTTTGATAAGTTCAGTCTCATCAAATATCTTCTGCGGAACCGGCTAAAGGTAGTATGGGGTACCCGTCTTGCAAGGGCCGACGAGCAAGAGAAAAAGGAGATTGAAGAAGAGATGTTGGGTTTGGGGCCTGATCATGCCGCAATATTAGGGCAGCTGCATGCTACTAGGGCTACCCCAAAAGAGAGGCAGAAGATTCTTGAAAAAAGCATTAGAGAAGAGGCTCGGCGTCTTAAAGATGAGACTGGTGTTGACGGTGATGGAGAAAGGAGGACGGCAGTTGTAGATAGAGACGTTGATAATGGTTGGTTACTGGGGCAGCGTCAGTTACTTGATCTTGACGACCTTGCATTTCATCAAGGCGGTTTGTTGATGGCAAATAAGAAATGTGAGCTTCCAGTGGGGTCTTATAGGAATCATAAGAAGGGGTACGAGGAAGTTCACGTGCCTGCTTTGAAGCCAAAGCCACTAGCCGCTGGTGAAGAGCTCGTGAAGATATCCTCCATTCCGGAGTGGGCTCAACCAGCGTTCAGTGGGATGACACAATTGAACAGGGTGCAGAGCAAAGTATATGAGACTGCCCTCTTCTCTCCAGAGAACATTTTGCTCTGTGCTCCAACTGGTGCTGGGAAGACCAATGTAGCTATGCTCACTATACTTCAGCAAATTGCACTTAACCGCAACGAAGATGGATCATTCAACCACAACAATTATAAAATTGTATATGTGGCACCCATGAAAGCCCTTGTTGCTGAAGTGGTTGGTAATCTCTCCAAGCGTTTGGAACATTATGGTGTCCAGGTGAAAGAGTTGAGTGGCGATCAAACATTAACTCGTCAACAGATTGAAGAGACTCAAATTATTGTGACTACCCCAGAGAAATGGGATATTATAACCAGAAAGTCAGGTGATCGCACATATACACAGCTTGTTAAACTTCTTATTATTGATGAGATACATCTCCTGCATGACAACCGAGGTCCTGTCTTGGAGAGTATCATTGCGAGAACTATTAGACAGATTGAAACCACGAAAGAGCATATTCGGCTTGTTGGATTATCAGCAACTCTTCCAAATTATGAAGACGTGGCTGTGTTTTTGCGAGTTGATCTGGACAAAGGGCTCTTCCATTTTGACAATAGCTATAGACCTGTACCGTTGGCTCAACAGTATATTGGAATTACTGTTAAGAAGCCACTGCAGAGATTCCAGTTGATGAATGATGTTTGCTATGAGAAGGTGATTAGTGTTGCAGGCAAGCATCAAGTGCTTATTTTTGTGCATTCAAGGAAGGAAACAAGTAAAACAGCTCGGGCAATAAGGGATACTGCGCTTGCTAATGACACCCTTGGAAAGTTTTTGAAGGAGGAGAGTGTAGCTCGGGAGATTCTACAGTCTCATACTGAGCTTGTCAAGAGCAATGACCTCAAAGATCTTTTACCGTATGGCTTTGCAATTCACCATGCAGGGTTGGTTAGAACTGATCGGCAACTTGTGGAGGAGCTTTTTGCTGATGGTCATGTGCAAGTGTTGGTTTCAACTGCAACTTTAGCATGGGGTGTCAATTTACCTGCACATACCGTCATCATAAAGGGTACCCAGATTTACAATCCTGAAAAAGGAGCATGGACTGAACTCAGTCCTCTTGATGTTATGCAAATGCTTGGCCGTGCTGGAAGGCCTCAATATGACACTTATGGTGAAGGAATCATCATAACTGGACACAGTGAATTGCAGTATTATCTTTCTTTGATGAATCAGCAGCTTCCTATTGAAAGTCAGTTCATATCCAAGTTGGCTGATCAGTTGAATGCAGAGATTGTCCTTGGGACAGTACTGAATGCCAAAGAAGCATGCAAGTGGCTCCTATATACTTACCTCTATGTTCGCATGGTGCGGAATCCCACACTCTATGGTCTAGCTGCTGATGCTCTCAAAACTGATTATACTTTGGAGGAAAGGCGTGCCGACTTG GTCCATTCTGCTGCTACATTGCTGGACAAGAATAACTTGGTCAAGTATGATAGGAAAAGTGGATATTTCCAGGTGACTGACTTGGGTCGTATTGCGAGCTATTATTATATAACTCATGGGACAATCTCCACATACAATGAGCATTTGAAGCCTACGATGGGTGATATTGAACTTTGTCGGCTTTTCTCTCTAAGTGAGGAATTCAAATATGTAACAGTCAGACAAGATGAGAAAATGGAATTGGCAAAGCTTCTGGATCGTGTTCCTATTCCAGTAAAAGAGAGTCTTGAGGAGCCTAGTGCCAAGATCAATGTTCTTTTGCAGGCATATATTTCACGGTTGAAGCTTGAAGGGTTGTCTCTGTCATCCGACATGGTTTATATAACTCAG AGTGCTGTGCGTCTGATGCGAGCCCTTTTTGAGATTGTTCTGAAGAGAGGATGGGCTCAGTTAGCTGAGAAGGCCTTAAAATGGTGCAAAATGATAAGCAAGAAGATGTGGAGTGTACAGACACCACTTCGACAATTCCATGGCATACCAAATGAGATCTTGATGAAGTTAGAGAAGAAAGATTTGGCTTGGGAGCGTTATTATGATCTTTCGTCACAAGAATTGGGAGAGCTTATTCGGTTCCAGAAGATGGGAAGGACGTTGCACAAGTTTATTCATCAGTTCCCAAAGCTGAATCTTGCAGCACATGTTCAACCGATTACCCGGTCAGTCTTGAGGGTAGAATTGACTATTACACCGGATTTCCAGTGGGACGACAAGGTTCATGGTTTTGTAGAACCTTTCTGGGTGGTTGTTGAAGATAATGATGGGGAATATATTCTTCATCATGAATATTTCATGTTGAAGAAGCAGTATATTGATGAAGACCATACTGTGAACTTCACAGTCCCAATATATGAGCCATTGCCCCCTCAATATTTCATCCGCGTTGTCTCTGACAGATGGCTAGGGTCCCAGACTGTTTTGCCTGTCTCTTTCCGACACCTAATTTTGCCAGAAAAATATCCTCCTCCCACCGAGTTACTAGACTTACAACCTCTTCCAGTTACTGCATTGAGGAATCCAGCGTATGAAGCAGTTTATCAGGATTTTAAGCATTTCAATCCTGTTCAGACTCAGGTTTTCACAGTGCTGTACAATTCAGATGACAATGTCTTGGTTGCAGCTCCAACTGGTAGTGGGAAGACCATTTGTGCCGAATTTGCCATATTGAGGAATCTTCAGAAAGGCCCTGATAGTACCATTCGTGCTGTGTATATAGCTCCACTAGAGGCTCTTGCCAAGGAGCGGTTCAGTGATTGGAAGAAGAAATTTGGAGACTATCTGGGAATGAGAGTTGTTGAATTAACTGGGGAAACAGCCAGTGATCTGAAGCTGTTAGAGAAGGGTCAGTTAATTATCAGCACACCTGAGAAATGGGATGCTTTATCTCGTCGCTGGAAACAACGTAAGCATGTTCAGCAAGTCAGTCTTTTCATTGTTGATGAATTGCACCTGATTGGTGGTCAAGGTGGTCCAATCCTGGAGGTGATCGTCTCTCGGATGAGATATATTTCAAGCCAGATAGATAATAAGATCCGTATCGTTGCTTTGTCAACCTCCCTAGCTAATGCCAAGGATTTGGGAGAATGGATTGGGGCTACATCTCATGGGCTCTTCAACTTTCCTCCTGGTGTCAGGCCTGTGCCACTGGAGATACACATTCAGGGTGTTGATATTGCTAACTTTGAAGCTAGGATGCAAGCCATGGCAAAACCCACATATACTGCAATAGTCCAACATGCAAGGAAGGGAAAACCTGCAATTGTGTATGTTCCCACGAGGAAGCATGCACGCTTGACTGCTGTTGATCTGATGACTTATTCAAGCATGGACAGCGAAGACACACCAATTTTCCTGCTACGATCTGCAGAAGAGCTGGAGCCTTTCGTGGAGAGGATCAATGAACCTATGCTGAAAGAGACACTCAAGTATGGTGTGGGCTACTTGCATGAGGGGTTGAGTGCCACTGATCTGGATATAGTGAAGACATTGTTCGAAACCGGTTGGATTCAAGTATGTGTAATGAACGGTACTATGTGTTGGGGAGTACCACTATCTGCACATTTGGTGGTGGTCATGGGAACACAGTACTATGATGGTAGGGAAAATGCGCACACTGATTACCCAGTTACCGATTTGTTGCAGATGATGGGTCATGCCAGTCGACCTCTTGTGGATAACTCTGGGAAGTGTGTCATCCTCTGCCATGCACCACGCAAGGACTACTACAAGAAGTTCTTGTATGAAGCATTCCCAGTTGAAAGCCATCTGCAACACTATCTCCATGACAATTTGAATGCTGAGGTTGTTGTTGGAGTTATTCAGAACAAGCAGGATGCGGTGGATTACCTAACATGGACCTTCATGTACAGAAGGCTGACACAGAATCCAAATTACTACAATCTGCAGGGTGTTAGTCATAGGCATCTGTCTGACCACCTCTCGGAGCTAGTGGAGAATACCATCAGTGACTTGGAGGCAAGCAAATGTGTCGCTGTTGAGGATGACTTTTTGCTTTCACCTTTGAATCTTGGCATGATAGCGTCATATTATTATATCAGTTACACGACAATAGAGCGTTTTAGCTCTTCTGTGACGTCCAAAACAAAGTTGAAGGGCTTGCTGGAAATATTGGCTTCAGCATCGGAGTATGAACAGTTGCCTATACGACCAGGTGAAGAGGAGTTGATAAGAAGGTTGATTAAGCACCTGCGTTTCTCCTTTGAGAATCCGAAATACACAGATCCTCACATCAAGGCTAATGCTCTTTTACAAGCCCATTTCTCTAGGCAAGTGCTGGGTGGAAATCTTGCTTCTGACCAGCAAGAGGTGCTTCTTTCTTCTACTAGGCTGCTTCAAGCAATGGTTGATGTTATTTCCAGTAATGGATGGCTTAGTCTAGCACTTCTAGCAATGGAGGTGAGCCAAATGGTGACACAGGGAATGTGGGAACGTGACTCGATGCTTCTCCAGCTTCCCCACTTCACGAAGGATTTGGCTAAGAAGTGCCAAGAAAATCCAGGAAAGAGTGTAGAGACAGTTTTTGATTTAGTGGAGCTGGAAGATGACGAGAGGCGTGAGCTCTTGCAAATGTCTGACTTACAGCTTATGGATATTGCCCGGTTCTGTAATCGGTTTCCAAACATCGATCTGACGTATGAGGTGCTGGACAGTGGTAATGTGAGTGCTGGAGACGATGTAAGTGTGCAGGTAACCCTTGAGCGAGATCTTGAGGGTAGAACAGAGGTTGGACCTGTTTTTGCACCTAAATATCCCAAAGCCAAGGAAGAAGGATGGTGGCTTGTTGTCGGCGATACAAAGAGCAACCAATTACTGGCCATTAAGAGAGTAACCCTCCAAAGGAAATCTAGGGTCAAGCTAGATTTTGCTGCGCCTGCAGAAGCTGGGACGAGGACCTACACACTCTATTTCATGTGCGATTCTTATCTGGGTTGTGACCAGGAGTATAGTTTTACACTTGATGTTAAAGCGCCAATGGGTGAAGATGACAGTGGAAGAGAATGA